CCCTGAGGTACCGTTCGGAAGGTAAGTCCGGAAACGCTTTTTAAGGCTTCTTTTATGATGTTGAAGTTTCGTTCTTGAATGTTTAAAATTTCAGGAAGGCGTTTAACCTGAGCCAAACCTACAGCGGCATGAAGCTCTGAAATTCTGTAGTTGTAGCCTAAAAACGGATGTGTTTCGGCGCCTCTATCATTTCCAACATGATCGTGACCATGATCGCTATAATGATCGGCGTTAACATAATAGTCTTCATTATTGGTTATAACGGCTCCGCCTTCGCCACAGGTAATGGTTTTTACAAAATCGAATGAAAAACACCCTAAGTCGCCAATACTGCCTAACGGTTTATTATTAAAAGTGGCTCCTATAGCTTGGCAAGCATCTTCGATAAGTATAAGGTTATTCGTTTTACATATATCTAGAATGGCTTGCATATGGGCCATACCACCACACATTTGTACTACCATAATACATTTCGTATTTGGGGTAAGTGCCTTTTTTATGGCTTTGGGATCGAGGCCTAATGTGTCATCGATATCAACAAGAACTGGTGTTGCTCCTACTTGCATGACAGCTTCGAAACTGGCCACAAAAGTAAAGGTTGGCAAAATAACCTCATCGCCTGCCCCAATTCCTGCTGATGCTAAGGCTACCGACAAGGCTGCGGTTCCGCTGGAAACAAGTTGCACGTGATTGGTTTGAAGCGTCGTTTGTAAAGCGGTTTCTAGTTCCTTAGCTTTCCAATGGCCATTACGCATGCCATCGAATCCGTAGCGCATAAGCACGCCATTGTCTAATACATCATTTACTTCTTTTCGTTCTAAATCTCCAAATAATTCGAATCCTGGCATAATTTTATTTAATTCTTAAAGGTTTGTTTGTAAAGTACGGTGCGTTGCGTTAGGGATGGAGGCCTTGTGGAGCTCTTTTTGTGTGGCCTGCCTGCCCTTAGGTAGGCAGGCCACACAAAAAAGCGACGGCCGAGAGCCCGACCCTTGTGGTAACGCCCTAATCATTTATAGTTCTATTACAGCCTCATTTAGTGGGCGTCTTACTTTTTTAAAAGTTGAAAACATATCGTCGTCGGCGCGATAACCAATAGGTAACAGAAGTACCGATTTTAAACCTTGCTTTTCGAGGTCTAAAATGCGATCGTATTCTTGAGGTATGAAACCTTCCATAGGGCAAGAATCTATACCT
This genomic interval from Tamlana carrageenivorans contains the following:
- a CDS encoding DegT/DnrJ/EryC1/StrS family aminotransferase; its protein translation is MPGFELFGDLERKEVNDVLDNGVLMRYGFDGMRNGHWKAKELETALQTTLQTNHVQLVSSGTAALSVALASAGIGAGDEVILPTFTFVASFEAVMQVGATPVLVDIDDTLGLDPKAIKKALTPNTKCIMVVQMCGGMAHMQAILDICKTNNLILIEDACQAIGATFNNKPLGSIGDLGCFSFDFVKTITCGEGGAVITNNEDYYVNADHYSDHGHDHVGNDRGAETHPFLGYNYRISELHAAVGLAQVKRLPEILNIQERNFNIIKEALKSVSGLTFRTVPQGGVENYSFLSFFLKDLETTQKAMALFKENGIDGCFHYFDNNWHYVRRWQHLTQQKSLFPLSQEIKNGLQELENKTFEASDAIIARNISCLIKLSWTEEEVKARAQKMAELLGSL